The Coccinella septempunctata chromosome X, icCocSept1.1, whole genome shotgun sequence nucleotide sequence ACTGGATGGCAGGCCCATTGGTAGACCATCTTTCATCAGGTATATTGTGttgtcgaaaatgaaaaaattttgttcagtaATCACTTCACATAGTTTACTTATGTTTTCTACGTCCGTATTATCTAGGTTTAAAACATCATCGGAGTTTATGTATTCCTCCAAGTATTCTTTAAGCACAATGAGGGATTCGTCTACGGGAATGTTGGTGTACAAATTTACGATGTCAAATGAAGCTATGATGTAATTTTTATCGGGATCTAATTCTGTCATCTCAATGTTCTTTATCAATTCAGAAGAGTTTTTAATTGAGAAAGTAgaactgtattttagttttttaacATAGAGGCTGTTGACAAACCTGGAGATCTTGAGGCATGGTGAAGAAACAGCAGATATTATCGGTCTAATAGTTCTATCAGGTTTATGTAACTTGACCAGAGTGAATTGTCTCGCCAAATTTTTGTAGGGTTGGGATAGTATTTTTCAAAACATCGTTAACTCTGTTACAGTATTTCAAAAAAGGATTATTCCTACATTTAACTATTTCATTATCATCGAAAAACTTAAGGGTCTTTTCAACGTATAAATCTCTATTCAAAAGTACTAGACCTGCGTTTTTGTCTGCTTTAGTCATTATAAGGTTGTTTTCTGTAATTTTGTTTTGTAGTTTTTTaagatttttatttaaatgaaCGTTTATTATGAGTTGTTTACGGTTGCACGCTCCCACCTCTCTGTCTTTGAAGGCTCTAAGGGTATCCGCTACTTCTTCCGCGATAGCATCAAAATGGGGGTTGTTTCTGACTTGAGTTTCGATATCAATTGCAGTCTTGAAAACGTCCAGAGACCGGGGTATTGGAGAAAATTTGTGTCCAAGGTTTAGGATCCGCATTTCATCTTCATCAAAGTTTATATCCGAGAGGTTAGTGAGCCTGCTGTGAAAGCTGTGAAGGTTCAAATCTGGTGTTGTGTTGTGTTTATTTTTCTCTGTTTGTGTCTTCACCAGAAGACACAACCTTAGACCCTTAGAGCCTTCAAAGACAGAGAGGTGGGAGCGTGCAACCGTAAACAACTCATAATAAACGttcatttaaataaaaatcttAAAAAACTACAAAACAAAATTACAGAAAACAACCTTATAATGACTAAAGCAGACAAAAACGCAGGTCTAGTACTTTTGAATAGAAATTTATACGTTGAAAAGACCCTTAAGTTTTTCGATGATAATGAAATAGTTAAATGTAGGAATAATCCTTTTTTGAAATACTGTAACAGAGTTAACGATGTTTTGAAAAATACTATCCCAACCCTACAAAAATTTGGCGAGACAATTCACTCTATGAAAGAAAAGAACCCTGCGGTACCTAAACTATATAGTCTGGTCAAGTTACATAAACCTGATAGAACTATTAGACCGATAATATCTGCTGTTTCTTCACCATGCCTCAAGATCTCCAGGTGTGTCAACAGCCTCTATgttaaaaaactaaaatacagttcTACTTTCTCAATTAAAAACTCTTCTGAATTGATAAAGAACATTGAGATGACAGAATTAGATCCCGATAAAAATTACATCATAGCTTCATTTGACATCGTAAATTTGTACACCAACATTCCCGTAGACGAATCCCTCATTGTGCTTAAAGAATACTTGGAGGAATACATAAACTCCGATGATGTTTTAAACCTAGATAATACGGACGTAGAAAACATAAGTAAACTATGTGAAGTGATtactgaacaaaattttttcattttcgacaaCACAATATACCTGATGAAAGATGGTCTACCAATGGGCCTGCCATCCAGTGGACTCATAGCTGACGCATACGTGGACAAGGCAGAAAAACAAATTATGCAACTACAAAATAGTGACAAAATTATCCTTTGGAGAAGATACGTAGACGATATCTTTGTTATCTGGTCAGGCACCGAACAAGAGCTGTCAGAATTCTTCGACCTCatgaattcaaaatttaaaatcaaattttctCTAGAAAAGTCAGTGTCCAATTGTATTAATTTTCTTGACCTCACAATATCCTTAGAAGAAGgtaatattttctcatataacatCTACAGAAAACCTACTCAAACTGACTTAATAATTCCTCACGACTCATATCACGCACCTTCAGCAAAGAAAGCCGCCTTCTCATTTCTATTCAGGAGACTCCTCAACGTTCCAATGTCTacagaaaattataaaaaagaaataaaaaccaTTTACCAGATCGGAGAAAATAATCAATACTCTGACAGATACATGGATACAATATTTAATTCCATCAAAAGAAAGATTATTATTGATAAGATATACCCACATACATCAACAAACGATCGTTTCATATCAATACCCTTTTATAGAGACTtaaatccaaaattaatttcaactcTCAAGAAATATAACTACACCCTTTCTTACAGAAGACATGCAACCCTagaaaatttattaattaactgTAAGAAGAGAAGAGAGAAAGAAGAAATGAGTGGTGTCTACAAAATCTCCTGCAGAGACTGCGAATCCTTTTACATAGGAATGACAACTCGAAATATGAAAAAGAGATTTAACGAACATTTAAAAAATAGACCCATATCTGCTCTTGGAGAACATCTAAAGGAAAAAGATCACAGCACCAATTTTGATAACCTCAAGATTTTACATAAAGAAACAAACTACCACAAAATAACCCTGTTAGAGCAATACgagatattgagaaaaaagaatgACTCGAACCTCCTAAATGACATATCAGATTTCCGAACATCCAAGAACATTTTTAAGCTGATAACTCCCTGCATTTAATTTGAATTTACCCGCCAAACCTTGACACTTCTTTCCTTACCGTAATCTCGCACCTCTGTTTCCGTTCAAACATCTTTCTGGTTTCTAGACTGAATGCCTGCTCCAAAAAATACATTAAATATCGCCAACAAATTGGAATTAAGGATCAATTGTCTTTTTAATTATGAACAAGAATTTTTCATGTTGTTACTTCAGCTGAATTACTAAACGGTATGTCCGCTTGCTTGCACGCTTCTGTTTATTCCTTCTTTTGTTGTTATTACTTAACCTCACTTTTAATACTtctaaaatgtaaaaaataccAGAATTTGCATTCCTAATCAATGataatttcagctggcctgatgatggttccactgtaaaccgaaatcgatcgccgaagtataaatatataaatcatatagtgTGTTTTTCCACCCATCCTTTAAATACCATACACACTGATGGAAGAATTtattaataatatttttaaGTTGTTGAAAAGGGCGCCAAACAATCGTAAACTGATCTCTCGTTTGTCTCTTGATAAAGGGATTGTTACCTCTATCAATGTGAAAGGGAAgctattataatatattatagattttcaaatattgtATATTCGTCTACACATAATGTTCGGACAAGTTAAACGTATCGACAGAAACAAACAGTTCAGTGGGCCGCAGTAACTTTACGTAGGCTTTACACTATTCTATAATTCGTAAATTAGATGGTAACAGTAAGGAATATAATAAGATATCTCTTTCTCTTTAACAAGAACTACTCGGGTTCTCTCGTTGATGCTTCTACGGCTAGTAGTGTGAGCTCTATATAAAATTTGGTGGCGATGTCTCACAAAGTAAGGTAATAGATCTGACCTTATCATCCAACACGTAGTGTTACCAGGAAATGTAATTCTATAGTAAGCTCTACACAACGATGTCCAGCGTATGGGTTGCTCGAAGATTCTCCCAACTCTTTCTCTCTGAATTACAGCAAACATAAAGACAATCCACTGCTAAATCCCCTCGTTTCGTTCAGTTGAACGCAGGTAAAAAGGTAGGTAATCTTAGGGGCtcagaaatttcaattcttCAGGTGTTTTCCCGGTGGAAAAAGAGTCTCTAAAAAGGGAAAGCGTGATCCATTATATTCTACAAAACTAAACACACATGATTGAAATAACAACTTACGATCTTCGACTCTCAAAATGCTCTACTCTTTTGGGTGCTGCCAAAATCGGTAATCTCCGACAAAATTCAATCGACAACCAGAAGGACGACTGGATTCCAAAATACAGCAAACTTTCTTGCAGAAATAATCCTCTTTCGAGATAGCACACAAAATTCTCTTCAAGAAACTCCCAAAAATTCCAGAACATTCGAATCGCTCCACAAAATGGTGTCTTTCGTACCAAAAAAACGTAGTTGTCATAGAGCCAAAAATCGATGACAGATCACAGAGACAAAATCGATGGCAGATCGCGGAAAAATCGATGTAGAAAACAAACGATGGGGCACGGATAGATGGCGCCAGGAGTGCGATATGCAGCGCGGGAAATTTTGAACGTGAcataggtaacaggtatgttgtgccatgtgtaaggaatactggcattctttcgggattttcaatgacatcatttattgcggaggtcaatttgtcatgcatgatccaaagtttcttgatccagaagttctgtaatccatcaggcccaggtgctttccagttgtgcagtcctctgatatgattttacttcttcaattgtgatcatgtcatgctgcatcggctcatattttatagcttcagatttttcctcttcaatccatccgtaatctccattgaactgaggtttcgttgataattgttcggtccagaattgttcaatggcttcctttggtggtaactttccattttctccatccgacccTGTGattgaccggtagaaagattcttccgacttttcgaatgaattattgtctcttttccggctataattgcttttatatctcctcaggcgttctgcatacagacttaatttttgcttcagagtgtcgaggcaatggtgagctgtagcattctccgtctctcgttctgtgtgtgtcctgtttctatccataatctctttggcagctttcacaacctttcttcctcgattcccgttcaagtactccgtcagtcgtccaatgtctcttcttagcctttctgttttgtgttgaagacgtttctgccatgctggcgcgtgtaatttgtgtaattttggaccatcgttgttcgttcggcgaatttttgcccctatggttttcgctgtcgttagcgctgcacagtgaaaaactagatgcagatattccaatgaacttccgttctgtagatattcaggtaaaacgtccttattcaagatgtcgattataagtgacagtttcttggatgtattgagtcgtggaggtgctacacgatgaagaggatctgttccttccagttcggcaaagtatctcctcatgtcagagtcaacttgtcggtggagctcttgcctatcgtcctggtgttcaggctcacttgcgttgcaagatggactttcagtatcagtttgttctgcctgttgttgcccaggcatgtgaatttcatcagaggtgttggtgttattctctattgtaggtggacgctgaagttctcgtttaattgcgtcgattcgggccgttggtattagttgatttctcagaattacgcggtactggtctgccactcgttgttcagtgacattgagatttgggtaggcgttgcagaattcctcatggagccttttcctatagttgttcgtgttctgccctagtcccgtgatggagttatacattcgcacaatagtttcattcatggacgttgtccatttcatgcgctttctaactaaccccgcttgggtgagcactggctgaacatcctgcgcagcaccttcagcggttcgagtcggcaattgaattggactcgttggtttctgttgttgctttggagctgtagcttcttttgcagcaggagcccgcttcttCAACATCccgccaccgacgtcccgcatgctgtcatgtccagcgccggctccagacatgccctgacgatccccaggcagcgacttgtttccgaggcttctcgttatcaccattttcatgggtttgtgctcccctttctcggtttgggtgaggggtagagaa carries:
- the LOC123321847 gene encoding uncharacterized protein LOC123321847 → MTELDPDKNYIIASFDIVNLYTNIPVDESLIVLKEYLEEYINSDDVLNLDNTDVENISKLCEVITEQNFFIFDNTIYLMKDGLPMGLPSSGLIADAYVDKAEKQIMQLQNSDKIILWRRYVDDIFVIWSGTEQELSEFFDLMNSKFKIKFSLEKSVSNCINFLDLTISLEEGNIFSYNIYRKPTQTDLIIPHDSYHAPSAKKAAFSFLFRRLLNVPMSTENYKKEIKTIYQIGENNQYSDRYMDTIFNSIKRKIIIDKIYPHTSTNDRFISIPFYRDLNPKLISTLKKYNYTLSYRRHATLENLLINCKKRREKEEMSGVYKISCRDCESFYIGMTTRNMKKRFNEHLKNRPISALGEHLKEKDHSTNFDNLKILHKETNYHKITLLEQYEILRKKNDSNLLNDISDFRTSKNIFKLITPCI